A stretch of the Deltaproteobacteria bacterium genome encodes the following:
- a CDS encoding TerC family protein, whose amino-acid sequence MDLNLLATFALLVGLEVVLGIDNILLISILTDRLPAEVRNKARMLGLGLALGLRLLLLLGAAYIVKLNEPIVFGLSWKSLILISGGGFLLFKAIKEIHHVVEKTDELSTSGKATATFTGVIAQIVLLDLVFSIDSVITAVGLTDNLYVIYSAVILSFVVVLVFSQGISDFVQKHVTLKILALSFLITIGVTLAIEGLGGEVPKGYIYLPMAFGLGVELLQLRFSHNQERREKKKA is encoded by the coding sequence ATGGATTTAAATTTACTCGCCACTTTTGCTCTTTTGGTCGGTCTCGAGGTCGTTCTTGGGATTGATAACATTTTGCTCATTTCCATTCTCACGGACCGGCTTCCAGCAGAAGTGCGAAATAAGGCCCGAATGCTAGGGCTTGGCCTGGCACTTGGCCTTCGCCTACTACTTCTTCTAGGCGCTGCTTACATTGTGAAGCTCAATGAACCGATTGTATTTGGCCTTAGCTGGAAAAGTCTCATTCTTATCAGCGGCGGCGGCTTCTTGCTATTTAAGGCGATCAAGGAAATCCATCACGTCGTCGAAAAAACCGACGAACTTTCTACCAGCGGTAAAGCGACCGCTACTTTCACCGGCGTCATTGCGCAGATTGTCTTACTCGACTTAGTATTCTCCATTGATTCGGTAATCACGGCCGTCGGCCTTACAGACAATCTCTACGTTATTTACTCGGCCGTAATTTTGTCTTTTGTTGTCGTTCTTGTTTTCTCGCAGGGCATTTCGGATTTTGTGCAGAAACACGTTACGCTTAAAATTTTAGCACTTTCGTTTTTGATCACAATCGGTGTGACGCTTGCGATTGAGGGCCTAGGCGGTGAAGTTCCAAAGGGATACATTTACTTGCCAATGGCTTTTGGCCTAGGTGTCGAACTTCTTCAGCTTCGCTTCTCGCACAATCAGGAACGTCGCGAGAAAAAGAAAGCGTAG
- a CDS encoding acetyl-CoA hydrolase/transferase family protein: protein MNSKTLIGLLKSAHRDSAGPLRVFVHGAAATPVALLRRLVESAAELPPLELVHVHTETPKDLTAQLVKNFRVVNLFIGRNMRPYINYDSVDYLPVFLSETPALFRKMHYPLDVALVHVSPPDRHGYCSLGTSVDCARAAVESAPIVIAQVNPNMPRVHGDGLIHVSKFAARIEVSDLLPEVPSHPLTETGKKIGVHVAGIVENGSTLQSGIGGIPDACMAALKGHKNLGIHSEMWSDYALDLIESGAVDNSKKVVHPGKTVSTFVTGSKRVYDFMHDNPSVVQLEASYVNQPNVIARNPKVVAINSCVEIDLTGQVCADSVGSRVISGVGGQMDFLRGAALSKGGKPVMAFTSRTEKGTSRIVNALKSGAGVVTTRSHVHWVVTEYGVVNLAGMTLSRRAKALIELAHPEDRELLLADWKSTHRL, encoded by the coding sequence ATGAATAGCAAAACGCTTATTGGACTCTTGAAATCAGCTCATCGTGACTCTGCCGGACCATTGCGAGTATTTGTACACGGGGCAGCGGCAACACCTGTGGCTCTATTGCGCCGTTTGGTGGAATCTGCCGCCGAGCTTCCGCCACTTGAATTGGTTCATGTGCATACGGAAACACCCAAAGATTTGACCGCGCAGCTGGTAAAAAACTTTCGTGTTGTAAACCTGTTTATCGGCCGTAACATGCGTCCGTATATCAACTATGACTCAGTTGATTATCTTCCAGTTTTTTTAAGCGAAACTCCGGCTCTATTTAGGAAAATGCATTATCCGCTAGATGTGGCGCTGGTTCATGTCTCACCACCAGATCGTCATGGATACTGTTCTTTGGGTACAAGTGTTGATTGTGCTCGCGCAGCTGTGGAATCAGCTCCGATTGTAATTGCTCAGGTCAATCCGAACATGCCCCGTGTCCACGGGGACGGGCTTATTCACGTTTCAAAATTTGCCGCGCGAATCGAAGTCAGTGACCTTCTTCCAGAAGTGCCGTCGCATCCGCTTACCGAAACAGGAAAGAAAATCGGCGTTCATGTAGCAGGTATTGTAGAAAATGGCTCAACTTTGCAGTCGGGCATAGGAGGCATACCTGATGCCTGTATGGCAGCTCTTAAAGGTCATAAAAATTTAGGGATTCATTCCGAAATGTGGAGCGACTATGCGCTTGATCTGATTGAGTCCGGTGCAGTTGATAATTCAAAGAAAGTAGTACATCCAGGGAAGACGGTTTCGACGTTTGTGACTGGTTCGAAACGTGTTTATGATTTCATGCATGACAATCCAAGCGTGGTTCAGCTTGAAGCAAGTTACGTCAATCAGCCAAATGTGATTGCTCGCAATCCGAAGGTGGTTGCGATCAACTCCTGTGTCGAAATCGATTTGACCGGCCAAGTATGCGCGGACTCAGTCGGCTCTCGTGTGATTAGCGGTGTCGGTGGACAAATGGATTTTCTTCGAGGAGCTGCGCTCAGCAAAGGTGGAAAACCGGTGATGGCGTTCACTTCGAGAACTGAAAAAGGGACCAGTCGAATCGTCAATGCATTGAAGTCAGGGGCCGGAGTCGTGACCACAAGATCCCATGTCCACTGGGTGGTCACCGAATACGGCGTCGTGAATTTAGCAGGTATGACACTTAGCCGTCGTGCGAAAGCATTGATTGAACTTGCGCATCCAGAAGATCGCGAATTGTTGCTGGCTGACTGGAAATCAACACACAGGCTTTAA
- a CDS encoding aldehyde dehydrogenase family protein, which yields MIGGEWILGQAGESAVHSPHTGRRIGTMSAASPSQVDQAVYLAAKAQLDWGRLTAKERAKVLFRFREILLRDLDEISFLKSAESGKTLDEGRAGLMKGIEVLEFALSIQNLDLGGRLEISRGVTCEYRREPLGVVANITPFNFPAMVPMWTIPIALALGNAYIWKPSDKTPLTATRIADALTEAGLPKGLFTVLHGGSSVVEAIIDHPLVKAIGFVGSTKIAKLVYQRGTALGKRVLALGGAKNHIVLLPDANLELSGTGISDSFTGCAGQRCMAASVLLAVGEEAALQPHIDRILRRASSLKLGADMGAMITKSQVEFLTEAITRAEKAGAKVLLDGRKASVPKGKEGGYWLGPTVLDGVQPGSEAAKVELFGPILSIVRVPDLTTAMKIENSVEYGNACSVFTNSGPLAERVAREASTGMVGVNVGVPVPREPFSFGGINASKFGHGDITGHQSLDFWSNTKKVTTKWERQSDSNWMS from the coding sequence ATGATCGGTGGAGAATGGATTCTTGGACAAGCAGGAGAATCGGCCGTGCATTCGCCCCACACCGGCAGACGAATTGGAACCATGTCCGCAGCATCACCCTCTCAGGTAGATCAGGCTGTTTACTTAGCTGCGAAAGCTCAATTGGACTGGGGAAGGCTTACAGCTAAAGAGCGAGCAAAAGTTCTCTTTCGATTTCGCGAAATTCTACTTCGAGATTTAGATGAAATCTCCTTTCTAAAAAGTGCGGAAAGCGGAAAGACCTTGGATGAGGGGCGCGCGGGCCTGATGAAGGGGATCGAAGTCCTCGAGTTTGCCCTTTCAATTCAAAATCTCGATCTTGGCGGGCGTTTAGAAATTTCACGCGGAGTCACTTGTGAATATAGGCGCGAGCCATTGGGAGTGGTCGCCAACATTACGCCGTTTAATTTTCCGGCGATGGTGCCGATGTGGACAATTCCAATCGCCTTGGCTCTTGGGAACGCCTACATATGGAAGCCTTCTGACAAAACTCCACTGACTGCAACGCGGATTGCCGACGCATTAACGGAGGCGGGACTTCCCAAAGGTCTCTTCACCGTTCTTCATGGTGGTTCCTCTGTGGTCGAAGCGATCATTGATCACCCACTTGTTAAGGCGATTGGATTCGTTGGCTCGACGAAAATCGCGAAGCTCGTTTACCAGCGGGGAACGGCTTTGGGTAAACGAGTCCTGGCACTTGGCGGAGCTAAAAACCACATCGTACTTTTGCCCGATGCAAATCTTGAACTTAGTGGGACAGGAATTTCTGATTCGTTTACTGGATGTGCAGGCCAGCGCTGTATGGCGGCTTCGGTCTTGTTGGCGGTGGGTGAGGAAGCAGCTTTGCAGCCTCATATCGATCGAATTCTTCGTCGCGCGAGTTCGCTCAAGCTTGGTGCTGATATGGGTGCGATGATCACTAAATCCCAAGTCGAATTTCTCACTGAAGCGATCACTCGGGCCGAAAAAGCCGGAGCTAAAGTTTTGCTCGACGGTAGAAAGGCCTCAGTACCGAAAGGTAAAGAGGGCGGATACTGGCTTGGCCCAACCGTACTCGACGGAGTTCAGCCCGGATCTGAAGCGGCAAAAGTTGAGCTCTTTGGTCCGATATTGAGCATCGTGCGAGTACCCGACTTGACGACGGCCATGAAAATCGAAAATAGCGTCGAGTACGGCAATGCCTGCAGTGTTTTCACAAATAGCGGACCTCTTGCTGAGCGAGTTGCAAGAGAAGCTTCGACCGGAATGGTCGGAGTCAATGTAGGCGTGCCGGTACCGCGGGAACCATTTTCTTTTGGCGGTATTAACGCTTCGAAATTTGGTCACGGTGACATCACAGGACATCAAAGTCTCGATTTCTGGAGCAATACTAAAAAAGTAACAACAAAGTGGGAACGCCAGTCCGATTCTAATTGGATGTCCTAA
- a CDS encoding GTP cyclohydrolase II, which yields MNQTKQSRHLILASHNNLKFKEMLPIKWGAPSAMERGPVVASVTNTRARNAIGAHSGSYTVYRALSIASGKFPPQHRPDLENTQSPVSIGPYSQWSDPLKIVTIDPWGLDPYVGFRPLYDQGYDIRPSIAVTQAHLQIPEINEAIAKKRLAIDGKVVLENGDIRVTKVAFEPVWYLPGMASRLGVEEGDLRRILFQETGGMYPEFVTRQDLKVWLPPIGSTTVYIFGNPRDLANPDVTLTCRVHDECNGSDVFGSDICTCRPYLMYGIEDAARTAQKGGVGLIAYYRKEGRALGEVTKFLVYNARKRQKGGDSAATYFHRTECVAGTEDARFQEFMPDCLHFFGIQKIHNLHSMSNMKYDAIVKSGIEVVNRISIPDALIPKDAQVEMEAKKAAGYFSKEGGKAGKDLEGIKGRKIDE from the coding sequence CTGAATCAAACCAAGCAGAGTCGTCACTTGATTCTCGCTTCGCACAATAATCTGAAATTCAAAGAAATGCTGCCAATCAAGTGGGGTGCGCCTTCTGCTATGGAGCGTGGCCCGGTTGTCGCCAGTGTCACTAACACGCGAGCAAGAAATGCGATTGGGGCACACAGTGGTAGTTACACAGTTTATCGTGCGCTTTCTATTGCAAGCGGCAAGTTTCCACCGCAGCATCGGCCAGATTTGGAGAACACCCAAAGTCCTGTGTCCATCGGGCCTTATTCGCAGTGGTCTGATCCATTGAAGATCGTGACAATTGATCCGTGGGGCCTCGATCCCTACGTCGGTTTCAGGCCGCTTTATGATCAAGGTTATGATATCCGCCCCTCAATCGCTGTCACACAAGCCCATTTGCAGATTCCCGAAATCAACGAAGCGATTGCAAAAAAAAGATTGGCGATTGACGGCAAAGTGGTTTTGGAAAATGGCGACATTCGGGTGACGAAAGTAGCATTTGAACCAGTCTGGTACTTACCGGGAATGGCATCGCGCTTGGGAGTTGAAGAGGGCGATCTGCGCCGGATCTTGTTTCAGGAAACTGGAGGAATGTATCCTGAATTCGTCACTCGACAGGATTTAAAGGTATGGCTTCCGCCAATTGGCAGCACGACCGTATACATTTTTGGCAACCCTCGCGATTTGGCAAACCCAGATGTCACGCTGACCTGCAGGGTGCACGACGAATGCAACGGATCCGACGTTTTCGGTTCCGATATTTGCACCTGTCGCCCTTACCTCATGTATGGAATTGAGGATGCTGCTCGGACGGCGCAAAAAGGCGGAGTTGGGCTTATCGCTTACTACCGAAAAGAGGGACGCGCCCTAGGGGAAGTAACAAAGTTCCTTGTTTACAACGCGCGAAAGAGACAAAAGGGCGGAGACTCGGCGGCGACCTATTTCCACCGCACAGAGTGTGTCGCGGGAACCGAGGACGCGAGGTTTCAAGAATTTATGCCGGATTGCCTCCATTTTTTTGGCATTCAGAAAATTCACAATCTGCATTCAATGAGCAACATGAAATACGATGCGATTGTTAAAAGCGGGATCGAAGTTGTAAATAGAATTTCGATTCCCGACGCATTGATACCCAAAGACGCGCAAGTTGAAATGGAAGCGAAGAAAGCGGCTGGATATTTTTCTAAAGAGGGCGGAAAAGCCGGAAAAGATCTAGAAGGTATCAAGGGAAGAAAAATCGATGAGTGA
- the upp gene encoding uracil phosphoribosyltransferase, which produces MSPQLPQLTVLDHPLLKHKLGYLRDKNTSSAEFRDLVKEISRILAHEVMRDWKDLKFVDIETPIAKAKVERIINAPVVVSIMRAGNGMLDAVLSMIPFASTGFIGLYRDKFIHSTVEYYFKMPADIQGKQAILCDPLVATADTAIAAIERLKSYEVGDIRILSILISEFAAKKISELHPDVKIFAVAVEREMNEQGYLVPGLGDAGDRLYQTK; this is translated from the coding sequence ATGTCTCCTCAGTTGCCTCAACTTACGGTCCTCGACCATCCGCTGCTAAAGCACAAGCTTGGTTATCTGCGTGATAAAAATACTTCGTCGGCAGAATTCCGTGATCTGGTAAAAGAAATCAGCCGAATTCTTGCCCACGAAGTCATGCGTGATTGGAAAGATTTAAAGTTCGTTGATATCGAAACGCCAATTGCAAAGGCGAAAGTCGAAAGAATCATCAATGCACCGGTGGTTGTATCGATCATGCGTGCCGGAAATGGAATGCTAGACGCCGTGCTTTCGATGATTCCCTTCGCGTCCACGGGGTTCATCGGTCTTTACCGGGATAAGTTCATCCACAGCACGGTGGAGTATTACTTCAAAATGCCTGCGGACATTCAGGGAAAACAAGCAATTCTTTGTGATCCGCTTGTTGCGACTGCGGATACAGCGATCGCCGCCATCGAGCGTTTAAAAAGCTATGAGGTTGGAGATATCCGAATTTTATCCATTTTGATCAGCGAGTTTGCGGCAAAGAAAATTTCGGAACTTCACCCGGACGTAAAAATTTTCGCGGTTGCAGTAGAACGTGAAATGAACGAGCAAGGATACTTGGTTCCAGGTTTGGGAGATGCCGGTGACCGGCTCTACCAAACCAAGTAG
- a CDS encoding helix-turn-helix transcriptional regulator: protein MTGFGKNALNRATAEQLEGNLFRTARLQLSQTTLELAQLAGVDHETVLKVESEPHLVSLHEICAVANCLNLDPGCVLEYLHILALCGDQV, encoded by the coding sequence GTGACCGGATTTGGGAAAAATGCGTTAAATCGAGCGACGGCTGAGCAACTAGAGGGAAACCTATTTCGGACCGCACGCCTCCAGTTGAGTCAAACGACATTGGAGCTTGCTCAGCTGGCGGGTGTAGATCATGAAACTGTTCTGAAAGTTGAATCAGAGCCACACCTCGTCTCTCTTCATGAGATCTGTGCTGTGGCTAACTGCCTAAATCTTGATCCTGGTTGTGTGCTTGAATATCTGCACATATTGGCTCTTTGTGGTGACCAAGTATGA
- the udk gene encoding uridine kinase: MPVTGSTKPSSSGLPQIIGIAGGSGSGKTYFAKALKQELNRRSNVCEIIYQDSYYIDQSAKFDFDGGSVNFDHPSSLDFDLLASHLRSLKSGLPVEVPIYDFVTHSRKLETERVNALPIILVDGILIFHPPILRDIFDERVFFETSESLRFQRRLERDVIERGRKEDGVRQQFAKQVKPMHDQFVEPTKFSADTIVREVGEFDLILKLFISKLSV; this comes from the coding sequence ATGCCGGTGACCGGCTCTACCAAACCAAGTAGTAGTGGCTTACCTCAAATTATTGGAATTGCGGGCGGAAGCGGCTCCGGGAAAACCTATTTTGCGAAGGCCTTAAAGCAAGAGCTGAACCGGCGCTCGAACGTTTGCGAAATTATTTATCAAGACTCCTATTACATCGATCAGTCTGCGAAATTTGACTTCGACGGAGGATCCGTCAACTTCGACCATCCGTCCAGTCTCGACTTCGATCTTCTGGCCTCCCACCTTCGGTCCTTAAAGTCAGGGTTACCTGTCGAAGTTCCAATTTATGACTTTGTCACACACTCGCGGAAGCTCGAAACCGAAAGAGTGAACGCGCTGCCGATCATTCTGGTCGATGGAATTCTCATTTTCCATCCGCCTATTTTGCGTGACATCTTTGACGAGCGTGTGTTTTTCGAAACGTCCGAAAGCTTGCGCTTTCAGCGGCGCCTCGAGCGTGATGTGATCGAACGCGGACGCAAAGAAGACGGCGTGCGACAACAGTTTGCGAAACAAGTTAAGCCGATGCACGATCAGTTCGTAGAGCCGACCAAGTTTTCCGCCGACACGATCGTTCGTGAGGTCGGAGAATTTGATTTGATCCTGAAACTTTTTATTTCAAAACTATCTGTTTGA
- a CDS encoding ABC-F family ATP-binding cassette domain-containing protein gives MSTPANLLQLQRGTKRFGIRALFESAQFSINEGEHVGVIGPNGAGKTTLFKILVGQEFLDEGEVIKSNRLRIGYLEQEAHEPVDKSAEEFLAESCSKPLWEIKALGKDLGLTDSHFAQPFHELSGGYRMRMKLLSLVGKEPNLMLLDEPTNFLDLESVLALEKFLQNYDGAFLLISHDREFLRRTTDHTLEVELGEITKFPGHIDDYFEQKAQLREILEAQAAHQDAKRKKVEDFVARFGAKATKAKQAQSRLKQLDKMEKVEIKDLPVRARIRIPPPHHTGKESLRLENAVLGYEGVPILKDVTIRLERGVHLGVVGYNGAGKSTLLKTLGGRLPLISGKRELGYQVSLSYFAQHVAEDLDPADTVRRALESKAHSDVTSQEILSLAGSLLFSGDAVDKPIRVLSGGEKSRVALGQILLKRSPLLLLDEPTNHLDFDTVEAMTEALRDYPGTVVVVSHDRSFIGRIATKILEIRDGRADIYPGTYDDYLWSLEKGALKELRSNPPSATLSPLIESRPHLSSESTNRSNSSAKPGKDLSKRYFAESKELQRKIAKHEAQLEKLLAEQNRLNLLLSSLDASDSGKALLLQETSTALANTFDSISKVENELLEMMESLTIAEEYLSRNQ, from the coding sequence ATGTCGACGCCGGCCAACCTTCTGCAACTTCAACGAGGCACGAAACGCTTTGGCATCCGTGCGCTTTTTGAGTCTGCTCAGTTTTCCATCAACGAAGGCGAACACGTAGGCGTGATCGGACCCAATGGTGCGGGCAAGACGACGCTCTTCAAAATCCTCGTCGGACAAGAGTTCTTAGACGAAGGAGAAGTTATAAAATCGAACCGATTGCGAATCGGTTACCTCGAACAAGAAGCGCACGAACCCGTTGATAAGTCGGCCGAGGAATTCCTCGCAGAATCCTGCTCAAAGCCGCTTTGGGAAATCAAGGCCCTCGGAAAAGATCTTGGCCTTACAGATTCACACTTCGCTCAGCCGTTTCATGAACTGAGCGGTGGTTACCGGATGCGAATGAAACTCTTGTCACTCGTTGGCAAAGAGCCAAACCTCATGCTGCTCGACGAGCCGACAAACTTTCTAGATCTTGAAAGCGTCCTAGCACTTGAAAAGTTTCTGCAAAACTATGATGGCGCCTTTCTGTTGATCTCCCATGATCGCGAGTTTTTGCGACGAACTACTGATCACACGCTTGAAGTCGAGCTCGGAGAGATCACAAAGTTTCCAGGGCACATCGACGATTACTTTGAACAAAAGGCGCAACTTCGCGAAATCCTTGAAGCACAGGCCGCTCACCAAGACGCCAAACGAAAAAAAGTGGAAGACTTTGTCGCTCGATTTGGCGCTAAGGCAACAAAAGCAAAGCAGGCCCAAAGTCGACTTAAACAATTGGACAAAATGGAGAAGGTTGAAATCAAAGACCTTCCGGTCCGTGCGAGAATTCGCATCCCTCCACCACACCACACAGGTAAAGAGTCACTGCGCTTAGAAAACGCCGTGCTCGGTTACGAGGGAGTTCCGATTCTGAAAGATGTGACGATCCGACTTGAACGAGGCGTTCACTTGGGAGTTGTTGGATACAACGGCGCTGGGAAGTCGACGCTTCTTAAAACTCTGGGCGGACGTCTGCCTTTGATTTCCGGCAAGCGCGAACTCGGATACCAAGTCTCACTTTCCTACTTCGCACAGCACGTAGCGGAAGATCTGGATCCTGCGGATACGGTTCGTCGAGCATTGGAATCAAAAGCTCATTCGGACGTCACGAGCCAAGAGATATTGAGTCTTGCGGGATCTTTGCTGTTTAGTGGCGACGCCGTAGATAAGCCGATCCGAGTTCTGTCAGGTGGAGAAAAATCGCGGGTTGCGCTAGGCCAGATTCTCTTGAAACGAAGTCCACTGTTACTTTTGGACGAGCCGACCAACCACTTAGATTTTGATACTGTTGAGGCAATGACAGAAGCTCTTCGCGATTACCCAGGCACCGTGGTGGTCGTCAGCCATGATCGCAGCTTCATCGGCCGAATTGCCACAAAGATCTTAGAGATTCGAGACGGACGAGCCGACATTTATCCAGGTACCTACGATGACTATTTGTGGAGTCTCGAAAAAGGTGCGCTGAAAGAACTCCGATCAAATCCGCCATCTGCCACCTTGAGCCCGCTCATAGAATCTCGTCCGCATCTTTCATCGGAGTCCACGAACAGATCGAATAGTTCTGCCAAACCGGGAAAAGATCTCAGCAAACGTTATTTTGCTGAAAGTAAAGAGCTTCAGCGAAAAATCGCTAAACACGAAGCGCAGCTAGAGAAGCTTCTCGCGGAACAAAATAGGCTTAATCTTCTTCTCAGTTCGTTAGACGCATCTGATAGCGGGAAAGCGCTTCTGTTACAGGAAACTTCAACAGCGCTTGCCAACACTTTTGATTCAATATCAAAAGTAGAAAACGAGCTCTTGGAAATGATGGAGTCGCTAACCATTGCCGAGGAATATCTTTCTAGAAATCAGTAA
- a CDS encoding YbaN family protein, with protein sequence MKRIVRILLLSVGFISLGLGFAGLFLPLLPTTPFILLSGWCFAKGSPKWNRWIHRHREFGPLIENWNRDRSISKKHKFVACLTLTGSIVFILSSEMPVFPRYAVIAGLSTIFLFLYFTKTSPPRNS encoded by the coding sequence GTGAAAAGAATCGTTCGAATTTTGCTACTTTCTGTTGGTTTCATAAGCTTAGGTCTGGGCTTCGCCGGACTTTTTTTGCCGCTGTTGCCAACCACACCCTTTATCTTACTTAGCGGCTGGTGCTTTGCGAAAGGCTCGCCAAAGTGGAATCGCTGGATCCACAGGCACCGCGAGTTCGGTCCACTTATCGAAAACTGGAATCGCGACCGTTCAATATCTAAAAAACATAAGTTCGTCGCCTGCCTGACGCTCACCGGATCAATAGTCTTCATATTGAGCTCCGAGATGCCGGTTTTTCCTCGCTACGCAGTCATAGCCGGCCTTTCTACGATTTTTTTATTCCTGTATTTCACGAAAACATCACCACCTCGAAATTCGTAA
- a CDS encoding URC4/urg3 family protein, translated as MSEIPISHAELDYLLSPQAIRDGAQTIYQRAKNGAGYFQIHEENFEALVSYVMETIGKNYPHGNIPFHSRWGHFRAGGRDRVSEFKKEISHLDLLERARTEIDLVVTSVLLDAGAGAAWSYKEPGTGLTSNRSEGLGVASFHMFRSGIMSESKSEFRAEATGLRALRTVDLERCFQVSDSNPLVGVDGRLGLLNSLASAIENRNIFKSPRPGALIDFLKDSHGTKIPATAVLRTVLDGFGPIWPGRLVAVGSFGKVNLGDVWRHKGLASELSGTLGVKSLVPIHKLSQWLTYSLIEPIQDAGFQVTGIEELTGLAEYRNGGLLVDRDLISLRDPGGLEKKWKPDSDLIIEWRALTVHFLDRIGSEVQKRLGRSAEEFPLAKVLEGGTWWAGRFAAKEKRPSADPPIQIESDGTVF; from the coding sequence ATGAGTGAGATTCCTATCTCTCATGCCGAGCTCGACTATCTGCTTTCCCCGCAAGCGATTCGCGATGGCGCGCAGACAATTTATCAACGTGCGAAAAACGGCGCAGGTTACTTTCAGATTCACGAAGAAAACTTTGAAGCCTTGGTTTCCTACGTGATGGAAACGATCGGGAAAAACTATCCGCACGGAAATATTCCATTTCATTCCAGGTGGGGACATTTCCGTGCCGGCGGTCGCGACCGGGTCAGCGAATTCAAAAAAGAAATTTCTCATCTAGACCTTCTTGAGCGAGCGCGAACGGAAATAGATCTCGTAGTCACTTCTGTTTTGCTGGATGCCGGGGCCGGCGCTGCCTGGTCTTACAAAGAGCCAGGGACAGGACTCACTTCAAATAGATCCGAGGGCCTTGGCGTCGCAAGTTTTCATATGTTTCGCTCGGGAATTATGAGCGAATCAAAAAGCGAATTTCGCGCGGAAGCAACTGGCTTGCGAGCGCTTCGAACCGTTGATCTCGAGAGGTGTTTTCAGGTTTCAGACTCCAATCCCTTGGTGGGAGTAGACGGGCGACTGGGACTTTTGAATTCGTTGGCGAGTGCTATTGAAAATAGAAATATTTTTAAGTCTCCTCGTCCAGGCGCGCTGATCGATTTTCTAAAAGATAGCCACGGTACGAAAATTCCTGCGACCGCTGTTTTGCGGACAGTATTGGATGGGTTCGGTCCGATCTGGCCGGGTCGACTGGTGGCTGTTGGTTCCTTCGGAAAAGTGAATCTCGGCGATGTTTGGCGACACAAAGGCCTCGCCAGCGAACTTTCGGGAACCCTAGGCGTGAAAAGCTTAGTCCCTATTCACAAATTATCTCAATGGCTGACGTACTCCCTCATCGAGCCCATTCAAGATGCCGGATTCCAAGTGACTGGTATTGAGGAGCTAACGGGCCTCGCGGAATATCGAAACGGCGGACTCCTTGTCGATCGCGACTTAATCTCATTGCGAGATCCAGGTGGATTGGAAAAAAAGTGGAAACCTGATTCGGATTTGATCATTGAGTGGCGAGCATTGACCGTCCATTTTCTCGATCGAATCGGATCTGAGGTTCAAAAGCGGCTTGGTCGATCAGCGGAAGAGTTTCCTTTGGCAAAAGTACTTGAAGGTGGGACATGGTGGGCCGGAAGATTTGCCGCAAAAGAAAAAAGGCCATCGGCTGATCCGCCGATTCAGATTGAAAGCGATGGAACAGTATTTTAA
- a CDS encoding SOS response-associated peptidase family protein, with the protein MIQSKVTREFPLALRTPFDETDLLVTPHKVAPVIVFRNQELVAQPMKFSLLPRWSKEPKVKFATHNARLESIIEKPTWRDSFKKRHCIVPMTSFIEPIYEGREAGHMVSFHKPDMNWLMAAGIWDEWTNKESGEVIESFSIITTTPLAFVETSGHDRSPLFLSAKAAEEWLKAVSGDVDWLSAKAERPDVTLTRFRAMKPGWEKRR; encoded by the coding sequence ATGATTCAAAGCAAAGTGACGCGCGAATTTCCTTTGGCCCTCAGAACACCCTTCGATGAGACCGATCTGCTGGTAACACCGCACAAAGTCGCACCGGTGATTGTGTTTCGTAATCAAGAATTGGTCGCCCAACCGATGAAGTTCTCACTTCTGCCCCGTTGGTCCAAAGAGCCGAAGGTCAAGTTTGCAACTCACAACGCGAGACTAGAATCGATCATCGAGAAACCGACATGGCGAGATTCGTTTAAAAAGCGCCACTGCATCGTACCGATGACATCGTTTATCGAGCCCATCTATGAAGGCCGTGAAGCCGGCCACATGGTCAGCTTTCACAAACCAGATATGAACTGGCTAATGGCAGCTGGAATCTGGGACGAATGGACGAACAAAGAGTCAGGAGAAGTCATCGAATCTTTTTCGATTATTACAACAACTCCCCTCGCTTTTGTGGAAACTAGCGGACACGACCGTTCGCCTTTATTTTTAAGCGCCAAAGCTGCTGAAGAATGGCTAAAGGCAGTGTCGGGAGATGTCGACTGGCTTTCCGCGAAAGCTGAAAGACCGGACGTCACCCTCACAAGATTTCGTGCGATGAAGCCCGGCTGGGAAAAGCGACGTTAA